A portion of the Vibrio coralliirubri genome contains these proteins:
- the tssF gene encoding type VI secretion system baseplate subunit TssF — MTEPIMRYFEQELAFVRRSLGQFGQEYPTHAEKLNIHQGKIEDPSMARLLDGVALLNAKVEKKLSEQLPEVIEGILGVLYPSYIQTVPSVAYLELVAEEGPIESSTLPKGSLFSSTNTKNECLFRTVDELKIAPFSLGNIKALSAPFSFNRPKSANQSSAVVQISLNTGDPEVHFSHLELNDLDFFVKGFENNADSLVELLLNNTLAISISDSECAQHVTIDSHQLKNRISDLEFKFLPEHGNQFTGYQLINEFFFFKEKRQFFRLKNFADYAGQFDESEIIINLFMSSLPSEFIRLFNKDVFKLNVMPAINLFEQTGEPIAYDHRTLSVPVNADAHSDNNIEIIEIQKVYEITPNGEIPLVPLFKEKYTHNQQYDYWQSKHNHFGEMSIAISLSKAPEAEFSKLLGTHLLCTNGKQACGVNGTLECLESIDLPGDFSPIYPPSAPITKELDQNIHWEFISLLNTNFSSLVQSSNPVADLKHMLSLCSREQVSSAEIQMIHSITFNSQVSAIRVLGKNVFSPGTEIELTLDAASPYLAFADVLNRFFQQFCSFDRYIQLKIRIYGRDGVVKKYPKIHGSQLCL, encoded by the coding sequence ATGACTGAACCTATTATGCGTTATTTCGAGCAAGAACTGGCTTTTGTGCGCCGTTCGTTAGGTCAGTTCGGTCAGGAATACCCGACGCACGCTGAGAAGCTCAATATTCATCAAGGTAAGATTGAAGACCCTAGCATGGCTCGTCTATTAGATGGTGTCGCACTATTAAATGCTAAAGTAGAAAAGAAACTATCAGAGCAGTTACCTGAGGTCATCGAAGGTATATTAGGAGTGCTCTATCCGTCTTATATACAAACCGTTCCTAGCGTTGCTTATCTTGAGTTAGTTGCTGAAGAAGGCCCTATTGAATCGAGTACTTTGCCAAAAGGTTCGCTGTTTTCGAGCACCAACACAAAAAACGAATGCCTATTTAGAACCGTCGATGAACTCAAAATAGCACCATTTAGCTTAGGCAACATCAAAGCGCTAAGCGCCCCGTTTAGCTTCAACAGACCCAAATCAGCTAATCAAAGCTCAGCGGTCGTTCAGATTTCACTGAACACTGGCGACCCCGAAGTACATTTCAGCCATTTAGAACTGAATGACCTCGACTTCTTCGTCAAAGGGTTTGAAAACAATGCGGACTCTCTAGTCGAGCTTCTTCTCAATAACACCTTAGCGATTTCTATCTCAGATAGCGAATGCGCTCAACATGTCACCATTGATAGCCACCAGCTTAAAAATCGAATCAGCGATCTCGAGTTTAAGTTTTTACCTGAGCATGGTAATCAATTCACGGGCTACCAACTGATTAACGAGTTTTTCTTTTTCAAAGAGAAGCGACAGTTCTTTAGGCTTAAGAACTTTGCGGATTACGCAGGCCAATTTGATGAGTCAGAAATCATCATTAACTTGTTCATGTCGTCATTGCCATCCGAATTTATCCGTCTATTCAATAAAGATGTTTTCAAGTTAAACGTAATGCCAGCAATTAACTTGTTTGAGCAGACAGGTGAACCTATTGCATACGATCACAGAACCCTTTCAGTTCCTGTGAATGCCGACGCGCACAGCGACAACAATATTGAAATCATCGAAATTCAGAAGGTGTACGAAATCACACCTAACGGTGAAATACCGTTAGTTCCTCTTTTTAAAGAGAAATACACCCACAATCAGCAATATGACTACTGGCAAAGTAAACACAATCACTTTGGTGAAATGAGCATCGCAATCTCGCTATCTAAAGCGCCAGAGGCTGAATTTAGTAAGCTGCTTGGCACTCACTTGTTGTGTACAAATGGCAAGCAAGCGTGTGGCGTAAACGGCACTCTGGAATGCCTAGAGAGTATTGATTTACCCGGTGATTTTTCGCCTATTTATCCGCCTTCGGCACCCATAACAAAGGAACTCGACCAAAATATCCATTGGGAATTCATTAGCTTACTGAACACCAACTTTTCATCACTGGTGCAGTCTAGTAATCCGGTTGCTGACCTCAAGCATATGTTGAGTTTGTGCAGCCGAGAACAAGTATCGAGCGCTGAAATTCAAATGATTCACTCGATCACGTTTAACTCTCAAGTGTCTGCGATTCGCGTTCTGGGCAAAAATGTATTCTCTCCAGGAACCGAGATTGAACTCACACTCGATGCAGCCTCGCCCTACTTGGCGTTTGCCGACGTGTTAAATCGCTTCTTCCAACAGTTTTGTAGTTTTGATCGATATATACAACTCAAGATCCGAATCTACGGACGAGATGGTGTCGTTAAAAAGTACCCTAAGATTCACGGTAGTCAATTGTGCTTATAA
- the tssE gene encoding type VI secretion system baseplate subunit TssE: MSFWKTFISDSKPYQDAEIEDIKFHLTKLLEAEASLTDIDNRLIEVNRSNLKFGIEDIQLLSATLEKTQLTLRIETWIKSFEPRLHDISVELGERKEGENSLSFNIIAKVKTSHGEQDLIFDSKIALSDLTTSLEEDNYD; this comes from the coding sequence ATGAGTTTTTGGAAGACCTTTATCAGTGATTCAAAGCCCTATCAGGATGCGGAGATTGAAGACATCAAGTTCCATCTCACCAAGCTCCTTGAAGCTGAAGCATCATTGACAGATATCGATAACCGACTGATAGAAGTCAATCGCTCGAACTTAAAGTTTGGTATCGAAGATATTCAATTGCTGAGTGCCACTCTAGAAAAAACACAGCTGACTCTGCGTATTGAAACGTGGATAAAAAGCTTTGAGCCACGACTCCATGACATCTCGGTAGAGCTTGGAGAGCGCAAAGAGGGTGAAAACTCACTATCGTTCAACATCATCGCCAAGGTTAAGACAAGTCATGGCGAACAAGACCTTATCTTTGACTCCAAAATCGCATTAAGTGACCTAACAACCTCATTAGAAGAAGATAACTATGACTGA
- a CDS encoding type VI secretion system baseplate subunit TssG, translating into MKPFIEDLAAQPEKYDFSQAMRLLEQLQSQSSAPIQIQLKSEAMPTGNPQEIQYFSLKGNKAKLRLAKQALSGVKGVIPNYIYEELLAAIHNEDHSLQDFLDVFNQRHFEITYRTNARRWLLVESEQNPKKTALLNHFAALGKEHKEYLQYSLLLSQQSRNLTTLKKILNDFFPYSIEVECKAFEQRLLPTDSLTRIGVNRDFNSRLGQGFLVGKTCLAHFNNLSIFVTPKNRNEFLEIQKDEQFAKAVLSLTQHYLKDSTPVAIYLNVKRSYLTKPRLSSKVSIAARLGEIDYLAPERNPNETVKILLL; encoded by the coding sequence ATGAAGCCTTTCATCGAAGACCTAGCCGCTCAGCCTGAAAAGTACGATTTCTCTCAGGCAATGAGGCTATTGGAGCAACTTCAGTCCCAAAGTAGCGCGCCGATACAGATCCAATTGAAATCGGAGGCGATGCCGACTGGCAACCCTCAAGAGATCCAATACTTCTCGTTAAAGGGGAACAAAGCCAAACTCAGATTGGCAAAACAAGCGCTCTCGGGCGTTAAAGGCGTGATACCTAATTACATATACGAAGAGTTGTTAGCCGCGATCCACAATGAAGATCATTCGTTGCAAGATTTTCTGGACGTATTTAATCAACGGCACTTTGAAATCACCTATCGAACAAATGCTCGACGTTGGCTGCTCGTTGAAAGTGAGCAAAATCCAAAGAAAACAGCATTATTGAATCACTTTGCTGCGCTTGGAAAAGAGCACAAAGAGTATCTCCAATATTCACTACTGCTAAGCCAGCAAAGCCGAAACCTGACGACTCTGAAAAAGATTTTAAATGACTTTTTCCCATATTCCATCGAGGTGGAATGCAAAGCATTTGAACAGCGTCTATTGCCGACCGACTCGTTAACTCGCATTGGTGTTAATCGAGATTTTAACAGTCGCTTAGGGCAAGGTTTTTTGGTCGGCAAAACTTGTTTAGCCCATTTCAACAACTTGAGTATTTTTGTTACCCCAAAGAACAGAAATGAGTTCCTCGAGATTCAAAAAGATGAACAATTTGCAAAAGCCGTGTTGTCTTTGACTCAGCACTATTTAAAAGACAGTACGCCTGTTGCCATTTATCTGAACGTCAAACGTTCATATTTAACCAAACCCCGTTTATCAAGCAAGGTTTCTATAGCCGCTCGTTTAGGTGAAATTGACTACCTTGCACCTGAGCGTAACCCCAATGAAACCGTAAAGATTTTGCTTTTGTAG
- a CDS encoding type VI secretion system contractile sheath domain-containing protein codes for MKLNTEWQNKFNQLDDTDNTFMKEALSLLSELDKHSLSSKSSLISLISTLISAIDSKLSLQLDEVLHEPEFQKLERNWLSLQQLVSLPVSYQRAHVKLLDMNWAEISSDVNQAYSTKSSDLYNKIGNNELNTLGGHPFGCITFSHPISMDIDFDADYDDLFTVELLGKLGEATLCPMLFSPVATFFGESGADWLSDIERINKILSGPDFKAWQDLRSKPSSRFIGMALPQIRLRDAYKNRRAGFIYNEQGQGAWGLANMVLATTIMREFHRVNWFGFLKSRWNDKLQGAVVNLPTNHYFDSHLQKPVTDISLFGQLSNFYAQSGFIPLAKSPLTDKFYFNGNNSIWQCGQNDNDKVLTQIQTTLMSCRIAHYLKVQVREMIGSFNNATECELFLTHWIEKFSSNVSFANEETLSKYPLSFAKVSVTESSSQAGSFACTLRIVPQYQFDYFSGEVVLTTDLNEVA; via the coding sequence ATGAAGTTAAATACAGAATGGCAAAACAAATTCAATCAATTAGATGACACAGATAATACCTTTATGAAAGAGGCTTTATCTCTGTTATCTGAGCTAGACAAACACTCCTTAAGCTCTAAATCCTCACTAATTTCATTGATATCTACACTTATATCAGCAATCGATTCCAAACTCAGTTTACAGCTTGATGAAGTCCTCCATGAACCAGAGTTTCAAAAACTGGAACGTAACTGGTTAAGCCTTCAGCAGCTTGTTTCCTTACCCGTCAGTTACCAAAGAGCGCATGTAAAACTGCTCGATATGAACTGGGCTGAGATCTCTAGCGACGTCAATCAAGCCTATTCCACCAAATCCAGTGACTTGTATAACAAGATCGGCAATAACGAACTGAATACCTTAGGTGGTCACCCTTTTGGTTGCATCACCTTTAGCCACCCTATCTCAATGGATATCGATTTTGATGCCGACTACGACGATCTGTTTACCGTAGAATTGTTAGGCAAATTAGGCGAAGCAACACTCTGCCCTATGTTGTTTTCTCCCGTAGCAACCTTCTTTGGTGAAAGCGGTGCCGATTGGTTATCTGATATCGAACGTATCAATAAGATCCTTTCCGGCCCCGACTTTAAAGCGTGGCAGGATTTACGCAGTAAGCCGAGCTCTCGCTTTATTGGCATGGCGCTACCACAAATCCGCCTGAGAGACGCATACAAGAATCGACGCGCTGGCTTCATTTACAACGAGCAAGGTCAAGGTGCTTGGGGATTAGCCAATATGGTACTGGCTACCACTATCATGCGAGAATTTCACCGCGTGAACTGGTTTGGCTTCCTAAAATCCCGTTGGAACGACAAGCTGCAAGGTGCCGTCGTTAACCTACCAACCAATCACTATTTCGACAGTCACCTGCAAAAACCAGTGACGGATATCAGCTTGTTCGGCCAACTGTCGAACTTCTACGCTCAAAGCGGCTTTATCCCACTCGCAAAAAGCCCTTTGACCGACAAGTTTTACTTCAATGGTAACAACTCAATTTGGCAGTGCGGACAAAACGACAATGACAAAGTACTCACGCAGATTCAAACCACACTGATGTCTTGCAGAATTGCTCATTACCTAAAAGTTCAAGTAAGAGAGATGATCGGCAGCTTCAACAACGCGACCGAGTGTGAACTGTTTTTGACCCATTGGATTGAAAAGTTCTCGAGTAACGTTTCATTTGCCAATGAGGAAACCTTATCCAAATACCCACTCAGCTTCGCCAAAGTGAGCGTGACGGAATCGAGTTCTCAAGCTGGCAGCTTCGCTTGTACTCTGCGTATTGTTCCTCAATACCAATTTGATTACTTCAGTGGTGAAGTTGTGCTGACCACCGACCTAAATGAGGTGGCGTAA
- the tssC gene encoding type VI secretion system contractile sheath large subunit — translation MSTETENQAQPEAAEGSLSFLDRAIEATTQTPADTTKELFSVLTEQALSGTVTWDKNVTKTIENAISEIDKKLSQQLSEVMQQKDLQKLEGSWRGLQKLVKESELGRDLKIKMVDYTQEELLDQFEDAPAIDRSPLFNAVYQGEFGTAGGEPYGTFIGDYEFSAKDEDVALLRYMGEVAAACHAPFVAAANAEMFEFNDFQTFSEGKPVAAGFDSPAYAAWNSFRESDDARYVTLTLPRTLARLPYGDKGLSTDVFAYEELGTDMDGNPKPTSNDQLVWSNAAYDLGLKMTQAYTASGWCTSIRGLDNGGKVENLPNLTYKSEAGDLLQQCPTEVNLTDEREKELSDLGFLPLVHYKSSNYAVFIGGQTTQKPKTFTDPDATANAAISARLPYIMASSRIAHYLKVMGRDKLGSNLEAPDIKRELQLWIDQYTNAGAIGNEQRAKTPLCESRIEVVEQPGKPGAYSAVAHLRPWLQLEELTTSVRMVAKIPG, via the coding sequence ATGAGTACTGAAACTGAGAATCAAGCGCAACCGGAAGCAGCGGAAGGCTCACTGAGTTTCCTAGACCGTGCGATTGAAGCAACCACTCAAACTCCTGCAGACACGACAAAAGAACTGTTTTCTGTACTTACAGAGCAAGCTCTTTCTGGCACCGTGACGTGGGATAAGAACGTTACAAAAACAATTGAAAACGCTATCTCTGAGATAGATAAAAAGCTATCTCAACAGTTATCTGAAGTCATGCAACAAAAAGACTTACAGAAGCTCGAAGGCTCTTGGCGTGGTCTACAAAAACTCGTTAAAGAGAGCGAACTTGGTCGTGATCTAAAGATCAAAATGGTCGATTACACTCAAGAAGAGCTGCTTGATCAATTTGAAGATGCACCAGCGATTGACCGTAGCCCATTATTCAATGCGGTTTATCAAGGTGAGTTCGGTACTGCGGGTGGTGAACCATACGGCACATTCATCGGTGATTACGAGTTCAGTGCGAAAGATGAAGATGTTGCTCTGCTTCGCTACATGGGTGAAGTTGCTGCAGCGTGTCACGCACCATTCGTTGCTGCAGCCAATGCTGAGATGTTCGAGTTTAATGACTTCCAAACATTCTCTGAAGGCAAGCCTGTTGCTGCGGGTTTCGACTCTCCGGCTTACGCTGCGTGGAATTCATTCCGTGAGAGTGATGATGCTCGCTACGTAACCCTAACACTGCCACGAACTCTTGCTCGCCTACCTTATGGTGACAAAGGTTTGAGTACTGATGTCTTCGCTTATGAAGAGCTTGGTACTGATATGGATGGTAATCCTAAGCCAACCAGCAATGATCAGTTAGTTTGGTCTAATGCAGCGTATGATCTGGGTCTTAAAATGACTCAAGCTTATACGGCTTCAGGTTGGTGTACGTCTATTCGTGGTCTGGATAACGGCGGTAAGGTCGAGAACCTTCCAAACCTAACGTACAAGTCTGAAGCGGGCGACCTACTTCAGCAGTGCCCAACAGAAGTTAACCTAACGGATGAGCGTGAGAAAGAGCTATCTGACCTTGGTTTCCTTCCTTTGGTTCACTACAAAAGCTCTAACTACGCTGTGTTCATCGGTGGTCAAACAACTCAGAAGCCTAAAACCTTCACGGACCCAGATGCAACGGCAAACGCGGCAATTTCAGCTCGCCTGCCTTACATCATGGCAAGTAGCCGTATCGCCCACTACCTGAAAGTAATGGGTCGCGACAAGTTAGGCTCGAATCTTGAAGCTCCGGATATCAAACGAGAGCTGCAACTATGGATCGACCAATACACCAATGCAGGTGCCATTGGTAATGAGCAACGTGCAAAAACCCCTCTTTGTGAATCTCGCATTGAAGTGGTCGAGCAACCTGGTAAGCCAGGCGCATACTCAGCTGTCGCTCATCTAAGACCTTGGTTACAACTTGAAGAACTGACGACCTCAGTTCGAATGGTTGCTAAGATTCCAGGCTAA